From the genome of Lentimonas sp. CC4, one region includes:
- a CDS encoding arylsulfatase, giving the protein MKRSFILALSLVTAAVAHAASRPNVIYILADDLGYGDVQALNPEQGKIATPHMDQLAAEGMVFTDAHSSSSVCTPTRYGVLTGRYNWRTRLQSSVLFGFDQPLIAPDRLTVAGFMKEQGYNTAIIGKWHLGLGLKNPAGKPTKGMKAQINGVDWSARITGGPVDLGFDYWYGIAASLDMPPYIYIENDHFIGECTTMKAFHRKGPAHADFEAIETLPTIGDRAAQYVQQQTADKPFFLYVPLTSPHAPIIPTEEWQGKSELGTYGDFVMNTDAVVGQIMAAVDAAGLADNTMIIVTSDNGCSKVADIPALKAQGHFPNAHFRGSKSDIWDGGHRVPFIVSWPAGVKPGTRSDEIICLTDLMATCADLTGATLPETAGEDSVSFAPALKGEPIVSTRKGVVHHSVSGQFAYREGKWKILLTKGSGGWTKEKMSDNAPAQLYDMEADPGEQNNLYRTYPEVFERLLAQLESDVKRGRSTAGPTLTNDIKNVNFKKRFK; this is encoded by the coding sequence ATGAAACGCTCATTTATACTCGCACTCTCTTTGGTCACTGCAGCGGTCGCTCACGCCGCAAGCCGTCCAAATGTTATCTATATCCTCGCCGATGACCTTGGTTATGGCGACGTGCAGGCGCTCAACCCGGAACAGGGGAAAATCGCCACACCGCACATGGATCAGTTGGCGGCAGAGGGTATGGTATTTACAGACGCACATTCGAGTTCATCGGTTTGCACGCCGACTCGTTATGGCGTGCTGACAGGGCGCTACAATTGGCGCACTCGCCTGCAGAGCAGCGTGCTGTTTGGGTTTGATCAGCCGCTGATTGCTCCAGATCGCTTGACGGTTGCTGGCTTCATGAAAGAGCAGGGCTATAATACCGCAATCATCGGAAAGTGGCACCTTGGCCTCGGACTGAAGAACCCTGCTGGAAAGCCGACCAAAGGCATGAAAGCTCAGATCAATGGTGTCGATTGGAGTGCCCGAATCACCGGTGGTCCCGTGGATCTGGGCTTCGATTATTGGTATGGAATCGCTGCCTCCTTGGACATGCCTCCGTATATCTATATCGAGAACGATCACTTCATCGGTGAGTGCACGACTATGAAAGCGTTTCATCGCAAAGGGCCCGCTCATGCTGACTTTGAGGCGATCGAGACCTTGCCCACGATCGGTGATCGAGCGGCTCAATACGTTCAGCAGCAAACCGCGGACAAGCCCTTCTTTCTGTATGTGCCGCTGACTTCGCCGCATGCACCGATCATTCCGACAGAGGAGTGGCAGGGGAAGAGTGAATTGGGCACGTATGGCGATTTCGTGATGAACACGGACGCCGTGGTCGGCCAAATCATGGCTGCAGTGGATGCGGCCGGACTTGCGGATAATACGATGATCATCGTCACTAGCGATAACGGTTGCTCGAAAGTGGCAGACATTCCCGCGTTGAAGGCTCAGGGGCATTTCCCGAATGCACATTTCCGCGGGTCTAAATCGGACATTTGGGACGGTGGCCACCGTGTGCCATTCATCGTGAGCTGGCCTGCAGGAGTCAAACCCGGCACACGTAGCGATGAGATCATTTGCCTGACTGACTTGATGGCGACCTGTGCGGATTTAACAGGTGCCACGCTGCCTGAAACGGCAGGCGAGGATAGTGTTAGTTTCGCACCAGCGCTCAAAGGAGAACCGATCGTCTCGACGCGTAAAGGTGTGGTTCATCACTCCGTGAGCGGTCAGTTCGCCTATCGCGAAGGGAAGTGGAAGATTCTACTGACCAAAGGCTCTGGCGGTTGGACGAAAGAGAAGATGTCCGACAATGCGCCGGCGCAGCTCTATGATATGGAGGCCGACCCAGGTGAGCAGAACAATCTCTATCGCACGTATCCTGAAGTCTTTGAGCGTTTGCTCGCACAGTTGGAGTCTGATGTGAAACGCGGGCGCAGCACCGCAGGCCCAACGCTCACTAATGATATTAAGAATGTAAATTTCAAGAAACGCTTCAAATAG
- a CDS encoding response regulator transcription factor: protein MKDSISLTIIEDHIAYRNVIERSLEKVPNLTVISRYGTAEIALRDFENHKITENPDIILLDLNLPGMSGLEAISWIRDYLPKAKIIILSQSDNESDVVDAISKGATGYLLKSAKASEIIAAIQTVIDGGASLDSGVASYIIDRIKKDKKQTTIRNPLSERELEVLKLLAEGMLKKEISEELKVSVPTVAFHVKNIFQKLDASNAPAAVGKAYKKGIL, encoded by the coding sequence ATGAAAGATAGTATTTCACTTACGATTATTGAGGATCACATCGCTTACAGAAATGTCATTGAGCGCTCCTTAGAGAAAGTCCCCAATCTCACAGTGATCAGTCGATACGGCACCGCGGAAATCGCGCTGAGAGATTTCGAAAATCACAAAATCACGGAGAATCCCGATATTATACTTCTCGACCTCAATCTACCTGGCATGTCTGGCCTAGAGGCGATCTCATGGATTCGTGATTATCTCCCCAAAGCGAAAATCATCATCCTATCGCAGTCGGACAACGAGTCAGACGTCGTCGATGCGATTTCAAAGGGCGCGACAGGCTACCTGCTGAAGTCCGCAAAGGCTTCAGAAATTATTGCTGCCATTCAAACAGTGATTGATGGTGGCGCGTCATTGGACTCAGGGGTCGCGAGCTATATCATTGACCGGATCAAGAAAGACAAGAAGCAGACTACCATCAGGAACCCGCTTTCTGAACGCGAGCTCGAGGTGCTCAAGTTACTCGCAGAGGGAATGCTCAAAAAAGAGATCTCAGAAGAATTGAAGGTCAGCGTGCCAACCGTTGCGTTTCACGTGAAAAATATATTTCAAAAGCTCGACGCGAGCAATGCGCCCGCAGCAGTGGGGAAAGCCTACAAAAAGGGAATTCTGTAA
- a CDS encoding right-handed parallel beta-helix repeat-containing protein — MRRITPRFQNTFKHTVAFISSVYCAYASTQAAYYVDPATGFDSNSGTLTAPFETIKEARDTVRSVNDSMTGDIVVYLRGGVYALNETLELDAQDSGTNGYRVIYRNYPHEEPIITGGRAISEWTDVGGGIYAASADSMAFNQLSVNGRPAQRARHPEYGSPYKILTTNPFNQRIKINLTEIEAWTGNLGRMEMVIASSFTSSRLRIEQFVASDDNGDDVDDVAFVTPKDPERAAYWGWLDGPLEGTPSYYFENHIDFLDTPGEWFLDLDTDIVYYMPKDGEDMPTADVCAPQLEQLLSVEDAEYLTFFGLTFEHASWLAPMERGMVQRQGSMEVLRTTYDEANEKWKTAQFNVVPVATYFKQISNVRIERCVFMNMGAAAMGFDTGTNNNTVVGNVFSEIAESGIIYDMDNYRFATGDALSTLDTFDSNYFFRIGTLYYGGTGLFAFWPDQITITHNEFAQINGLGMNVGWGATSDPVATKQAVVTHNRMHDVSVRARDSGAIHTKSNQAGATGESAIDTGGLYSRNWIYNSTPRTWWDTGPERYSHGIYLDDASEYATVSHNVFMNIHDTDLKIKGDTHTFINNGSQDQTIKDESGLRDGYLDIKDFWRGGAIGRDLEPGDAYSATGLDLGVLFDDSYASDAAGSQPAGYTYDETGGVIEVVSVSDNSIRMRDNNTDNSIGTTLSRNIGEQSGTLTCTFRMKAGQTTNSLFFYLFDDAGKRACQVGFSGNGNLRYFYQDGTYIDIATYAKNTWYTFRLEVDVQKQTFSVWIDDTLVLGDCMFYHPTENLTSLRFQNSFKTGYFDLDYLTVESDLVASSSVTTQGTPYAWMDQHYDTTGWTPADYEAQDAKDDDFDGASTGEEYLAGTTPVDPSSVFKVLSLGADESDLSFSWKTLRDRNYTIQSSIDLQPDSWGDVINLPGNGGLKQFSAAIEEGAQFYRIVIKE, encoded by the coding sequence ATGAGACGCATTACCCCTAGATTTCAAAATACGTTTAAGCACACTGTTGCATTCATCAGCAGTGTATATTGTGCATACGCGAGCACTCAAGCTGCCTATTATGTCGATCCTGCCACGGGATTCGATTCCAATTCTGGCACCCTGACTGCGCCGTTTGAAACGATCAAAGAGGCGCGCGACACAGTTCGCTCGGTCAATGACAGTATGACAGGTGACATCGTCGTGTATCTTCGCGGTGGTGTGTATGCTTTGAACGAAACGCTTGAGCTCGATGCGCAAGATTCTGGAACAAACGGCTATCGCGTGATCTATCGCAACTATCCGCACGAAGAGCCGATCATTACCGGTGGCCGAGCTATTAGCGAGTGGACAGACGTAGGAGGTGGTATTTATGCAGCCAGTGCCGACTCGATGGCGTTTAACCAATTGTCGGTGAATGGGCGACCCGCTCAGCGTGCGCGTCATCCAGAATACGGTTCGCCTTATAAAATTCTGACAACGAACCCATTCAATCAGAGGATCAAAATTAACCTGACAGAGATCGAAGCGTGGACGGGTAATCTTGGACGGATGGAAATGGTCATCGCCAGTTCTTTCACTTCCAGTCGCTTGCGAATTGAACAGTTTGTGGCTTCTGATGATAATGGTGATGATGTGGATGATGTGGCGTTTGTGACTCCCAAAGATCCAGAGCGCGCGGCGTATTGGGGGTGGCTGGACGGCCCGCTGGAAGGCACGCCTTCCTATTATTTTGAAAACCATATCGACTTTTTGGACACGCCAGGTGAGTGGTTCCTCGATCTGGATACAGACATTGTTTACTACATGCCAAAGGATGGTGAAGACATGCCGACTGCGGATGTCTGTGCACCACAGCTGGAGCAGTTACTGTCAGTCGAAGATGCCGAGTATCTCACGTTCTTTGGACTGACCTTTGAGCATGCCAGCTGGTTGGCTCCGATGGAACGAGGCATGGTGCAACGTCAAGGGAGTATGGAAGTGCTACGGACTACATATGACGAAGCGAATGAGAAGTGGAAGACTGCACAGTTTAATGTGGTGCCCGTTGCGACCTATTTTAAACAGATCAGCAATGTTCGTATCGAGCGCTGTGTCTTCATGAACATGGGAGCCGCTGCGATGGGCTTTGATACAGGCACCAACAATAATACGGTGGTCGGCAATGTATTCTCTGAAATTGCTGAGTCTGGAATTATTTATGACATGGATAATTATCGTTTTGCGACGGGCGATGCGCTGTCGACGCTGGATACGTTTGATTCCAATTATTTCTTCCGTATCGGCACGCTCTATTATGGCGGCACTGGGCTCTTCGCGTTTTGGCCGGATCAGATCACCATCACTCACAATGAATTCGCTCAGATCAATGGCTTAGGCATGAATGTGGGCTGGGGCGCGACTTCAGACCCCGTTGCCACGAAACAAGCGGTGGTCACACACAATCGCATGCATGATGTCTCTGTTCGCGCGCGTGATAGTGGTGCGATCCATACCAAGAGTAATCAGGCTGGAGCGACTGGCGAGTCTGCCATTGATACTGGCGGTCTCTATAGCAGGAATTGGATTTATAACAGCACCCCGCGCACCTGGTGGGATACAGGACCAGAGCGTTACAGCCATGGAATATATTTAGACGATGCTTCGGAATATGCCACAGTGAGTCATAATGTGTTTATGAATATTCATGATACAGATCTTAAGATCAAAGGGGACACACACACCTTCATCAATAATGGCTCTCAAGATCAGACCATCAAAGATGAGTCAGGTCTCCGTGACGGATATTTGGATATTAAGGATTTCTGGCGTGGCGGTGCCATCGGAAGAGACCTTGAACCAGGCGACGCTTACAGCGCTACAGGACTTGATTTAGGCGTATTGTTTGATGATAGCTACGCTTCGGATGCCGCGGGCTCACAGCCTGCTGGTTACACCTACGATGAAACAGGTGGAGTGATCGAGGTGGTCAGTGTGTCAGACAATAGTATCAGGATGAGAGACAACAATACTGACAATTCCATCGGCACCACATTGAGCCGAAACATCGGCGAGCAGTCTGGCACCCTCACATGCACCTTTCGAATGAAGGCAGGGCAAACGACGAACAGTCTATTTTTCTATCTCTTTGATGATGCTGGTAAGCGTGCCTGCCAAGTCGGTTTCTCTGGGAATGGGAATCTACGCTATTTCTATCAGGATGGGACCTATATCGATATCGCGACTTATGCAAAGAACACATGGTATACCTTCCGTCTCGAAGTCGATGTGCAGAAGCAAACCTTTAGCGTGTGGATCGACGATACATTGGTGCTAGGCGATTGTATGTTTTACCATCCGACTGAAAACCTCACTTCGCTCCGATTTCAGAATTCTTTTAAAACTGGATACTTTGATCTCGATTATCTCACAGTCGAAAGTGATCTCGTGGCATCGAGCTCAGTCACCACTCAAGGCACTCCGTATGCATGGATGGATCAACACTACGATACCACTGGTTGGACGCCTGCGGATTACGAGGCGCAGGATGCTAAGGATGATGACTTTGACGGAGCAAGCACAGGCGAGGAATATCTCGCGGGCACTACTCCTGTAGATCCTTCTAGTGTGTTTAAAGTGCTCTCACTCGGAGCCGACGAAAGTGACCTTTCGTTCTCATGGAAGACACTTCGCGACCGGAATTACACGATTCAATCCTCGATCGACCTCCAGCCAGATAGCTGGGGTGATGTGATCAATCTACCGGGCAACGGTGGGCTGAAACAGTTCTCTGCAGCAATCGAAGAGGGTGCTCAGTTCTACCGCATAGTGATTAAAGAGTAG
- a CDS encoding PEP-CTERM sorting domain-containing protein (PEP-CTERM proteins occur, often in large numbers, in the proteomes of bacteria that also encode an exosortase, a predicted intramembrane cysteine proteinase. The presence of a PEP-CTERM domain at a protein's C-terminus predicts cleavage within the sorting domain, followed by covalent anchoring to some some component of the (usually Gram-negative) cell surface. Many PEP-CTERM proteins exhibit an unusual sequence composition that includes large numbers of potential glycosylation sites. Expression of one such protein has been shown restore the ability of a bacterium to form floc, a type of biofilm.) produces the protein MMIKSLLALTIGPLIAGAAQGATVVYQDSFDDDGIANNSGIGGGAANRTLAGHSWSDDGELSFNTSGTNFKNSAIAYSINSWQSDGGFELTVNYFTSSIGDTAANLLSFGLIRDDVDLATVAAADSSNPFARADLGVYSIGANVTNGQANQGLNFVNGTAGTLLDASGTNQQFIANSVTPVVIRIDADGSGGVDWTYSINGVTEATGNITTFDLDDSYRFAAYGQDDSFNRYISSVSLSTVPEPSSYALLAGLLGLSYVMIRRRQA, from the coding sequence ATGATGATTAAATCCTTACTTGCTCTAACCATTGGCCCATTGATCGCAGGCGCAGCACAGGGAGCCACTGTTGTTTACCAAGACAGCTTCGATGATGACGGCATTGCCAACAACTCCGGCATAGGCGGAGGTGCGGCTAATCGCACCTTGGCAGGGCACTCTTGGTCTGACGACGGTGAATTGTCATTTAACACGTCTGGCACGAATTTCAAGAATAGCGCCATTGCCTACTCAATAAATAGTTGGCAGTCGGATGGTGGTTTCGAACTTACAGTCAATTACTTTACGAGCAGCATCGGGGATACCGCTGCGAACCTGCTCTCTTTTGGTCTGATACGAGACGATGTGGATCTTGCTACTGTTGCCGCTGCCGATAGTAGTAATCCTTTTGCAAGAGCCGATCTTGGTGTTTATAGTATAGGTGCCAATGTGACAAATGGACAAGCTAACCAAGGTTTGAATTTTGTGAATGGAACTGCCGGAACCCTATTAGATGCTTCCGGAACCAACCAGCAATTCATTGCCAACTCCGTGACGCCTGTTGTCATTAGAATTGACGCTGATGGTTCCGGGGGCGTGGACTGGACCTATTCGATCAATGGCGTGACGGAGGCAACTGGTAACATTACGACATTTGATTTAGATGACAGCTATCGCTTTGCCGCTTACGGGCAGGACGACTCTTTTAATAGATATATTTCGTCCGTATCTTTGTCCACTGTTCCTGAGCCAAGCTCCTACGCCTTGCTCGCGGGCCTGCTTGGCTTGAGCTACGTGATGATCCGCCGCCGTCAGGCTTAA
- a CDS encoding alpha-L-fucosidase, producing the protein MKYKNIIMLLASLTVLSPFAHADQTDDSHMEWWREARYGMFIHWGLYSIAGGEWKGKDYGKEQGGASAEWLMNSAKIRGKEYRETLAPQFNPTDFDAEEWVSLAKEAGMKYIVITSKHHDGFCLFETEATDYNVMEATPFKRDIIKELSDECAKQDIKFGVYYSQFKDWYHRSRGKVKGTMTNAEYLALVEKNLDELLSNYGDMAVLWFDVGGNNVVEADAQGARVRELQPDSVICSRLYSRKVPVAQQKYADFNSLPDRMLPAKRMTEDSETCMTLRHNWGYDATDDAWKSEKDVVEFLALCAARGVNLLLNVGPDPMGNILPEETERLLAAGKWMAVNGESIYGTTASPVDFDFMWGAMTQKDQTVYLHVLEWDENGIEFNGIVGKPAKAYFLADETKAALPVSYDANGTITKIEVPAEAPDFRDTVIAVEYDAPIVADKAAKGKYHWYTTRSKRHTDIKHNRHAGQTELLEAVKAARH; encoded by the coding sequence ATGAAATACAAAAATATCATCATGCTTCTTGCATCGCTTACGGTGCTTTCACCTTTCGCTCATGCCGACCAGACGGACGATTCACACATGGAGTGGTGGCGTGAAGCCCGCTACGGCATGTTCATTCACTGGGGCCTCTATTCGATCGCTGGCGGTGAATGGAAGGGCAAAGACTATGGCAAAGAGCAGGGCGGTGCGAGTGCCGAATGGCTCATGAACAGCGCCAAAATCCGTGGCAAAGAATATCGTGAGACCCTTGCCCCGCAATTTAACCCGACTGACTTTGACGCGGAAGAGTGGGTGTCCCTCGCCAAAGAAGCGGGCATGAAATACATCGTCATCACTTCTAAGCACCACGACGGTTTCTGTCTGTTTGAAACAGAGGCGACTGATTACAATGTGATGGAGGCCACTCCATTCAAGCGCGACATCATCAAAGAGCTCTCTGATGAGTGTGCTAAACAAGATATCAAGTTCGGCGTGTATTACTCTCAGTTCAAGGACTGGTATCACCGCTCACGTGGTAAGGTCAAAGGCACCATGACTAATGCTGAATATCTTGCCTTGGTTGAGAAGAACCTCGATGAGCTCCTATCAAACTATGGCGATATGGCCGTGTTGTGGTTCGATGTCGGTGGTAATAATGTCGTCGAAGCCGATGCTCAGGGCGCACGTGTGCGTGAGCTACAGCCCGACTCTGTGATCTGCAGTCGTCTCTACAGCCGCAAGGTGCCAGTCGCACAGCAAAAATATGCTGACTTTAACTCCCTTCCAGACCGCATGCTACCAGCGAAGCGTATGACAGAGGATTCGGAAACCTGCATGACATTGCGCCACAACTGGGGCTACGACGCAACGGACGACGCATGGAAAAGCGAGAAGGACGTCGTTGAATTCCTAGCATTGTGCGCAGCGCGTGGTGTGAATCTACTGCTCAATGTCGGCCCGGATCCAATGGGCAATATCTTGCCAGAGGAAACCGAGCGACTACTCGCAGCCGGTAAGTGGATGGCAGTGAATGGTGAGTCGATCTATGGAACGACTGCGTCGCCTGTTGATTTTGATTTCATGTGGGGCGCGATGACTCAAAAAGATCAGACCGTTTACCTCCACGTCCTTGAGTGGGACGAGAACGGCATTGAGTTTAACGGCATCGTCGGCAAGCCAGCGAAAGCTTACTTCCTTGCCGATGAGACTAAAGCAGCGCTGCCTGTGAGCTACGACGCGAACGGCACTATTACTAAGATCGAGGTGCCAGCTGAAGCGCCAGATTTCCGAGACACTGTGATTGCCGTTGAGTATGACGCACCAATCGTCGCTGATAAGGCTGCAAAGGGTAAATACCACTGGTATACCACACGTTCGAAGCGTCATACCGATATCAAGCACAACCGCCATGCTGGGCAAACTGAGCTACTTGAAGCTGTTAAAGCCGCACGTCACTAG
- a CDS encoding PEP-CTERM sorting domain-containing protein (PEP-CTERM proteins occur, often in large numbers, in the proteomes of bacteria that also encode an exosortase, a predicted intramembrane cysteine proteinase. The presence of a PEP-CTERM domain at a protein's C-terminus predicts cleavage within the sorting domain, followed by covalent anchoring to some some component of the (usually Gram-negative) cell surface. Many PEP-CTERM proteins exhibit an unusual sequence composition that includes large numbers of potential glycosylation sites. Expression of one such protein has been shown restore the ability of a bacterium to form floc, a type of biofilm.) has product MKKGLITLTAGLMIAGAANAATVFNDTFSDGILSTATTAGDVNGGFETIDVNNVNPVFSANESGGLATFNATGTNNRSGMISTTAFDVSSYTSFTVTWVVETYSDTASNGFQLGLSTTASSFDNVARFLFENGTDNVMDVNFGSQSSVDNTIAAASQTSGFTLTATFDASGITYSATGLGAGYLGDTAIAYAGGDTYASLFGGSTMFVGANIQAPGSPNAQFVLNSIEVTAVPEPSSYALLAGLLGLSYVMVRRRQA; this is encoded by the coding sequence ATGAAAAAAGGACTCATTACATTAACCGCAGGTCTAATGATTGCAGGCGCAGCAAACGCGGCGACAGTGTTCAATGACACCTTCAGCGATGGTATCCTTTCGACCGCCACCACTGCAGGCGACGTCAACGGCGGCTTTGAAACTATAGACGTTAATAATGTTAATCCCGTTTTTAGCGCCAATGAATCTGGGGGGCTTGCTACTTTTAACGCAACAGGAACCAACAACCGCAGTGGTATGATTAGCACCACAGCGTTCGATGTCTCATCCTATACCAGCTTTACTGTGACATGGGTAGTCGAGACTTATTCGGATACTGCTAGTAATGGTTTCCAGTTAGGACTGTCGACAACTGCTAGTTCTTTCGATAATGTAGCTCGTTTCCTCTTTGAGAACGGGACAGACAATGTTATGGACGTCAACTTCGGCTCTCAATCGTCTGTCGACAATACAATCGCTGCCGCAAGTCAGACTAGTGGTTTCACGCTTACAGCTACTTTCGATGCGTCAGGTATTACCTATTCGGCAACTGGCTTAGGCGCAGGGTATCTTGGTGATACTGCTATTGCTTATGCAGGTGGAGACACTTACGCTAGCTTGTTTGGTGGATCGACAATGTTTGTCGGCGCAAATATCCAGGCGCCTGGTTCCCCGAATGCACAGTTCGTGCTCAATAGCATTGAGGTGACAGCCGTTCCAGAGCCAAGCTCCTACGCCCTGCTCGCTGGCCTGCTTGGCTTGAGCTACGTGATGGTCCGCCGCCGTCAGGCTTAA
- a CDS encoding sulfatase: MMIIRIVRQVISTTLLLGAASTLWAQQSTDATGDQPNIIFILADDLGWQDVGFMGSKYFETPALDALAAESLVLENAFMYPTCSPSRAAILTGQQSFRTGCYTVPVLEKGKAADNIFSKWTVGEEHPVFSQPLSEAGYKLIHLGKWHIVGPNPDAEGKLPFKKKLGQPSNGDLSWLAAHQTPEIQKYYPIGRGFDENVGGTWWGDPARGYKKGYNAPGGGYVAPFKNPFIQEKEGDGWLTDRLTDDAIDFIQRHRDEPFFVNLHYYAPHKPSVPRSEALMDHFMNKAGDPETGQGMGVAKKKREIAAYASMIKSIDDNVQRILDYLDDAGLRKNTVVVFTSDNGFNGLQSRNTHLRGAKGNVYDGGLRVPALVNWPNVVKPGRIDTPVQGLDLFPTFLELAGVRDYTGTLDGDSWVPLMRGEALEERPIFWHVASTYKDPPCSIIRKGKWKLIQYLKNGNIELYDTDADLKESHDLSKSHPEMAQQLLNELVAWRQQNDVPLPPSSSLKQ; encoded by the coding sequence ATGATGATCATACGTATTGTCCGTCAGGTTATTTCAACGACCCTATTGTTAGGTGCGGCTTCCACTCTGTGGGCTCAGCAGTCGACTGATGCTACGGGAGACCAACCAAATATCATTTTCATTCTTGCAGACGACCTCGGCTGGCAGGACGTAGGCTTCATGGGCAGCAAATATTTCGAGACGCCTGCGCTGGATGCCCTAGCGGCAGAGAGCCTCGTGCTTGAAAATGCGTTTATGTATCCGACCTGCTCGCCGTCGCGGGCGGCGATCCTGACTGGGCAGCAGTCCTTCCGCACCGGGTGCTACACGGTGCCAGTGTTGGAGAAGGGAAAGGCTGCCGACAATATTTTTTCAAAATGGACAGTCGGCGAGGAGCACCCGGTGTTTTCCCAACCATTGAGCGAGGCTGGCTATAAACTAATTCACCTAGGCAAGTGGCACATCGTTGGACCCAATCCTGATGCAGAAGGAAAACTTCCGTTCAAAAAGAAACTCGGACAGCCGAGCAACGGTGACCTGAGCTGGCTGGCCGCGCACCAAACGCCGGAAATTCAGAAGTATTATCCCATCGGTCGCGGGTTTGATGAGAATGTCGGTGGCACCTGGTGGGGCGATCCGGCTCGTGGCTATAAAAAGGGCTACAACGCACCAGGCGGTGGCTATGTCGCGCCATTTAAGAATCCATTCATTCAGGAAAAGGAGGGTGATGGATGGCTGACAGACCGTCTCACCGACGATGCGATTGACTTTATCCAGCGCCACCGCGATGAACCTTTCTTTGTGAACTTGCATTACTATGCGCCGCACAAACCCTCGGTTCCGCGCAGTGAGGCGTTGATGGATCACTTTATGAATAAAGCGGGCGACCCCGAAACGGGGCAGGGCATGGGGGTTGCTAAAAAGAAGAGAGAGATCGCCGCCTATGCGAGTATGATCAAATCGATCGACGATAATGTGCAACGCATTCTCGACTACTTGGATGATGCGGGGCTACGAAAGAACACGGTGGTCGTATTCACCTCGGACAATGGTTTTAATGGTCTTCAAAGTCGCAACACCCACCTCCGTGGAGCGAAGGGCAACGTCTATGACGGTGGCCTGCGTGTGCCAGCCTTGGTGAATTGGCCGAATGTCGTAAAACCGGGACGTATTGATACGCCCGTTCAGGGACTGGATTTGTTCCCCACATTCCTCGAACTTGCTGGGGTTCGCGATTACACGGGCACCTTGGATGGCGACAGTTGGGTGCCTCTGATGCGTGGGGAAGCGCTTGAGGAGCGCCCGATTTTCTGGCATGTCGCGAGCACTTATAAAGATCCGCCTTGCTCGATCATACGCAAGGGCAAGTGGAAGCTGATTCAATATCTAAAAAATGGAAATATCGAACTCTACGATACCGATGCAGATCTCAAGGAGAGTCACGACCTGTCCAAGAGCCACCCTGAAATGGCACAGCAGCTATTGAATGAACTCGTCGCATGGCGCCAGCAGAATGACGTGCCACTGCCGCCGAGTTCTTCGCTAAAACAGTAA